From the genome of Euwallacea similis isolate ESF13 chromosome 24, ESF131.1, whole genome shotgun sequence, one region includes:
- the Skp2 gene encoding S-phase kinase-associated protein 2, which translates to MSHQGILQPVDANVSHSPARKRARFNEFAIEEEKPPLWTLTSGDVVLHEIYDHGIGRLDCDSEDVVNDTEEDTIFNKNINVGVDVSCASMTPETRGKQLSILESTLTKESRDKLSSGDWDNLLASTTTIKPTDKTNYFNLLSDEVIIHIFKWLPKSCLKDIALCCKRFNLLTYDESLWTRMDVSNKHLKSGVLGVILSKQVIVLRLARSEILGKPILPGCKAYLEDFRSRLLYLDLSMAYISKSSLVELFKKCRRLKKLSLENIPLNDEVLLALSANKDIEVINFAMCSGIYEDGLKYLLTNCRQIRELNISWTYLTAASIRFVCENLPPSMDRLNFSGCKKLMHDHYVSILVSSCPKLRELDLSDCTALTGESVRHITLLENLKFVSLSRCYLIPYKAFSSLRKLANLSYLDIHGGYIEGEDLKEVQSFLSSSVQINQFKFSSVARPTVGMRRSSIWNMRVRD; encoded by the exons ATGTCTCACCAAGGGATTTTACAGCCTGTAGATGCCAATGTAAGCCATTCCCCTGCACG GAAACGTGCACGATTTAACGAGTTCGCAATAGAGGAGGAGAAGCCCCCTCTGTGGACTTTAACTAGTGGGGATGTGGTGCttcatgaaatttatgatCATGGAATTGGTAGGCTGGATTGTGATTCTGAAGATGTGGTAAATGACACTGAAGAGGACacaatctttaataaaaacattaatgttGGTGTGGATGTGTCTTGTGCTTCTATGACACCAGAAACTAGGGGAAAGCAG CTTTCCATATTAGAATCAACACTTACCAAAGAGTCGCGAGATAAACTATCATCAGGGGATTGGGACAATTTATTAGCAAGCACTACTACTATTAAACCAACAGATAAAACTA ACTATTTTAATCTCCTGAGTGACGAGGTGATTATACACATCTTTAAATGGTTGCCAAAGAGTTGCTTGAAAGACATAGCACTGTGTTGTAAAAGATTTAATCTTTTAACTTATGATGAAAGCTTATGGACTCGAATGGATGTTTCCAACAAACATTTAAAGTCTGGAGTACTGGGTGTCATTCTAAGCAAACAAGTAATTGTACTGAGACTGGCTCGATCCGAG ATATTAGGGAAGCCAATACTACCTGGATGCAAAGCCTATTTAGAGGATTTTCGATCTCGTTTATTATACTTAGATTTAAGTATGGCTTATATATCCAAATCGAGTTTGGTGGAGCTGTTTAAGAAATGCCGAAGACTGAAAAAACTAAGTTTGGAGAATATTCCCTTAAACGATGAGGTTTTACTGGCCTTGTCAGCCAATAAGGATATTgaagttattaattttgccATGTGTAGTGGGATATACGAAGATGGGCTGAAATATTTGTTGACAAATTGTAGGCA AATTAGAGAGCTAAACATATCCTGGACCTATTTAACTGCTGCCAGTATTCGCTTTGTTTGTGAAAATTTGCCTCCCAGTATGGATAGATTGAACTTTTCCGGCTGTAAAAAGCTAATGCATGATCACT ATGTCTCAATATTAGTGTCAAGTTGCCCTAAATTACGAGAGCTCGATTTGTCCGATTGTACAGCTTTGACTGGAGAGTCAGTGAGACATATCACATTACTTGAGAATTTAAAGTTTGTGTCACTCTCCAGGTGCTATTTAATTCCTTATAAGGCATTTTC ATCTCTGAGAAAACTAGCTAATCTCTCCTACTTGGATATACACGGAGGGTACATCGAGGGTGAAGATTTGAAGGAAGTCCAATCGTTTTTAAGCTCATCTGTTCAAATCAACCAATTTAAGTTCAGCTCGGTGGCGAGACCCACTGTGGGGATGCGTAGGAGCAGCATTTGGAATATGCGGGTGCGAGACTAA
- the Nmnat gene encoding nicotinamide/nicotinic acid mononucleotide adenylyltransferase 1 isoform X2, whose translation MPAPVVLLACGCFNPVTNMHLRMFEIGRDYLHRIGQYEIIGGIISPVHDAYGKKDLEAASHRLNMIKLSLQDNDWVKVSDWELKQESWTRTRGLLQYHQNHINAYLQSENNINVNEEELNWMPDNVRKRCLQNRGVTVKLLCGADLLESFGTPGLWADDDIEAILGQHGLVVITRSNVNPTEFIYNSDLLTKYMPNITIVTEWIRNEISSTKIRRALRRSESVKYLIPDKVVDYIHTHSLYGSQHTHL comes from the exons ATGCCTGCTCCAGTTGTCCTTCTAGCTTGTGGATGTTTCAATCCTGTAACCAATATGCATTTAAGGATGTTTG AGATTGGGAGGGACTACCTGCATCGAATAGGTCAGTATGAAATTATTGGAGGAATAATATCACCTGTGCATGATGCATATGGCAAAAAAGACCTGGAAGCTGCCTCACATAGGCTTAACATGATTAAATTATCACTCCAAGACAATGATTGGGTTAAAGTATCTGATTGGGAATTGAAACAAGAAAGCTGGACTAGAACTCGAGGGCTTTTGCAGTATCATCAA AATCATATAAATGCTTATTTGCAATCGGAAAACAACATAAATGTCAATGAAGAAGAATTGAATTGGATGCCTGATAACGTACGTAAACGTTGCTTGCAAAATCGGGGGGTTACAGTAAAACTATTATGTGGTGCTGACTTGTTGGAATCATTTGGCACTCCAGGATTATGGGCAGATGATGAT ATTGAGGCTATATTAGGGCAACATGGTTTAGTGGTTATAACTAGGTCTAATGTAAATCCaactgaatttatttataactcgGATTTGTTAACTAAGTACATG cCTAATATTACTATTGTCACTGAATGGATAAGGAATGAAATTAGTTCCACTAAAATTAGAAGAGCCCTGAGACGATCAGAGtctgttaaatatttgattccAGATAAAGTGGTTGATTACATTCACACACATTCCCTTTATGGCTCACAACACAC